The sequence below is a genomic window from Anaerocolumna chitinilytica.
TTTATGTTAACCTTTAAAAGTTATATTTCTCATTTTTTTAGGTAATTCGGATGCTATGTTTCTGGAAGCTTTTGTTATCTTTACTTGCATATTTTGTGGTGAATATATAAAATAAAACTAAAAAGGTTCAAAAGAGAGGTGCTTTATGACAAGATTTGATGAACTCTACCGTAAGCTTGCGAAAGACTATGTTGAAAAAAAAGAGGGTGAAAACAATTACGATGACTATGACCCCCATCATCTTGATTGCCTGTTAAACCCAGAAAAATATCCTCCTATATTACAGATAGGTGAGTGTAATTGTCCATCTAACGGACCATCCTCCTGTATTGATAACTGTATCTTTGAAGCAATTACAAAAGATGAGAACGGAAAATTGATAATTGATAAGGATAAATGTGTGGGTTGTTGTGCTTGTGTGGATGCCTGTAAGGCAGACAAGCTTACGGCAAGCAGAGATATACTGCCGGCTTTATCAGCTCTCCATCAGGCAAAAGGTCCAGTGTATGTATTGATTGCACCAGCATTTTTAGGACAGTTTAATGAAGATGTAACCCCTGGAAAGCTTCGAAATGCATTTAAGTATCTGGGTTTTGCCGGAATGATTGAAGTTGCTCTTTTTGCAGATATACTGACATTAAAAGAAGCTTTGGAATTTGATAAAAATATTGTGACAGAAAGAGATTATCAGCTGACCAGCTGTTGCTGCCCTATGTGGATAGGAATGATCAGGAGGGTGTATCATGATCTGATGCCACATGTACCTGGAGCTGTATCTCCAATGGTCGCATGCGGACGTACAATAAAGGTTATCCATCCGGATGCCACAACCATCTTTATCGGACCTTGTCTTGCAAAAAAAGCGGAAGCCAGAGAAAAAGATATTAAGGATGCCGTTGATTTTGTGCTTACCTTTCAGGAAGTACAGGATATCTTTGAATTTGCAGGAATTGACCCAGCTTCTATGGAAGATAGTGAGAAAGACCATTCATCCAGGGCAGGCCGAATCTATGCCAGAACAGGTGGCGTAAGTGAAGCAGTAGAAAAAACTCTGGATCGGTTAAGTCCTGACAGAAAGATTCATATTAAGACGAAACAAGCTGATGGCGTTCCGGCTTGTAAACAGATGATTAATGATCTGATTGAAGGCAAGACAGATGCCAACTTCTTTGAAGGAATGGGATGTGTTGGCGGGTGTGTAGGCGGACCAAAGGTTATGATTGATAAGGCCGAAGGAAAACGGCATGTTAATGATTACGGTGATAAAGCAGCTTACGAAACACCGATAGACAACCCCTATGTCATAGAGCTGCTTCACCGTCTTGGTTTTGATACAGTAGAAAGTCTGCTCGAACACAGCGACATATTTACAAGAGATTTCAGAGATTAAGTTTAAGTAGTATAAACCTGATGCCGGAAAGAATTTATTATATTGTTCTATTTTGTAAGCTGGAAAATTGTTTTAAATATCAAAATCTCCCTGTCAAGCTTTCCGATTGAGATTTTGATAAGTATAATAGTTAAATAATTAACAATGATATTTTGATTAGTGTTCCTTTCCTATGTGTATAATTGTTATATAAAGGTAATTTTTATTGCAATTATTTGTAATGTTTATGTATAGACAAAAGGAGATATGTAAAATACTCTGAAAATAGAAACAATAAATAAATTTGCTGTAGATTTATTATAAAAAATGGTGTATCATTATCCCGTAATTTAAAATCGGAGTAATCTTTGGAATTTTCCATGTTCCGATTGAATTGGTGTGAAAGTTAATAAAGTTTCATACAGTTACAGTAGGTGAATAGGTTTAGGATTAAGATGTTTTCAGCAGACAGAAATTATATTATTTTGCGGAAATTGTAATCTGTATCCAAGGTGATTTGAAATAATTAATTAATTTCACAAGGAGGATAAGCACATGAGAAAGACCAAAATAATCTGTACATTAGGCCCTTCAACAGACAAGGGAGATGTAATGAGGGAGTTGGCTTTAGCAGGAATGGATTGTGCAAGGTTTAATTTTTCCCATGCAGACCATGAGGAACATTATAACCGTTTGGTTCGTTTAAGACAAATCAGGGAGGAATTGGACATCCCCATAGCAGCATTGCTGGATACAAAGGGTCCTGAAATACGTATTGGTAAATTCACAGATAAAAGGATTGAACTGGTCAAAGGACAGACTTTCACACTTACCACAAGACATATTGAAGGAACAAATGAGTGTGTATATATAAATTATGAGCATCTGGTTAAGGATGTTAATGTAGGCTCTACTATACTTATTGATGACGGTTTAGTAGAACTTACCGTTGAAGAGCTTACGGATACAGATATTATCTGTACTGTAAAAAATGATGGAGCTATTTCAGATAACAAGGGTGTAAATGTACCCGGAACAAAGCTTACAATGCCTTTTATTAGCGCTAAAGACAGAGATGATATTATCTTTGCTATTGAAAACGGATATGATTTTATTGCAGCTTCTTTTACAAGAAATGCAGCTGATATTATGGAAATCCGCAAGATTATGGCTGAGTATAACTGCACAACTACCAATATTATCGCTAAGATAGAGAACATGGAAGGCGTTGAAAATATTGATGAGATAATCGATGCAGCTGACGGAATTATGATTGCCAGAGGTGATATGGGTGTAGAGATACCTTTAGAAGATGTTCCTGTTATCCAGAAAATGATTATTAAAAAAGTATATAATGCTGGTAAACAGGTAATTACTGCTACCCAGATGTTGGATTCTATGATGAAGAATCCCAGACCTACAAGAGCAGAAGCAACAGATGTTGCAAATGCTATCTATGACGGAACCAGTGCTATCATGCTCTCCGGTGAGACAGCAGCAGGTTTATATCCGGTAGATTCATTAAAAACTATGGTTCGTATTGCTATTAGAACCGAGCAGGATATCGATTATAAAAAGCGTTTTAAATTATTAGAAGCTGAAAAGAATCCTAGTATAACCGATGCAATTTCTCATGCAACCTGCACAACAGCACATGATCTGAATGCTGCCGTTATTATTACAGTAACCAAGTCCGGCCAGACTGCAAGAATGATATCCAAATACCGTCCTTCCTGCCCGATTATCGGTTGTACAACAGAGCAGCATGTATGCAGGCAATTGAATTTATCCTGGGGTGTTAAACCTCTTATGATAAAGGAAGAACAGGATACTTTCGTGTTATTTGATCATGCGATATCAAAGGTTGAAGGAAAAGGTTATCTGCACGATGGTGAACTTACTGTTATTACAGCCGGAGTACCTCTTAGAACCTCAGGAACAACAAATATTATCAAGGTTCATATTGCAGGAAGTCATTTTATTAATAATTAAAATAAAGTATAGAGCGGAGAGCATATGGCAGTTTTGATACTTCATAGTTTAAATGATATTCAAAAAGAAGATATTCAAAAACTAATAGCTATCTGCAATGAATACGACGAACTTAAACGACAGCCGGATTTAAAGGAAGAAGATAATTACAATGCAAAGCTTAACAGTTTTTATTGTTATTATGAACAGAATAAACTGTTAAGTGTCCTGATTATATTTCAGCCTTTTGAATCGGAAGCCGAAATCACAGCATATACCCTGCCTTCATATCGAAGACAGGGTTATTTTAAAGTTCTTTTTAATGCAGCATGCAAAGAGT
It includes:
- a CDS encoding [Fe-Fe] hydrogenase large subunit C-terminal domain-containing protein, whose amino-acid sequence is MTRFDELYRKLAKDYVEKKEGENNYDDYDPHHLDCLLNPEKYPPILQIGECNCPSNGPSSCIDNCIFEAITKDENGKLIIDKDKCVGCCACVDACKADKLTASRDILPALSALHQAKGPVYVLIAPAFLGQFNEDVTPGKLRNAFKYLGFAGMIEVALFADILTLKEALEFDKNIVTERDYQLTSCCCPMWIGMIRRVYHDLMPHVPGAVSPMVACGRTIKVIHPDATTIFIGPCLAKKAEAREKDIKDAVDFVLTFQEVQDIFEFAGIDPASMEDSEKDHSSRAGRIYARTGGVSEAVEKTLDRLSPDRKIHIKTKQADGVPACKQMINDLIEGKTDANFFEGMGCVGGCVGGPKVMIDKAEGKRHVNDYGDKAAYETPIDNPYVIELLHRLGFDTVESLLEHSDIFTRDFRD